AGCGCGGGCCGCTACGCTGGGTGATCTTCTCTTGGCCGAGTGATCGGCTTGATTGCGGGCCGCGTAAGGACGTGCAGATCAAAGCGGTGCGGGCCGAGTGTTATGGTTTTTACCTCGCTTGGCTCGTCGATCGCCTTTCGCCCGAGGCGCATGTGAGCATGATCGGCTACAGCTTCGGTACGCGACTGATCGGTTCGAGCCTACACTACCTGGGTGGCGGCAAATTGCGCGGCCGGCAGTTGGCGGAGATTCAGGTCGAAGACCGAGGCGTGCGGACGGTGCTGCTTGCTGCGGCGCTCGACAACAATCATTTCTCCCCAGGCCATGCGATGCAGGCCGCGCCGTCGCAGATCGACCATCTGCTGTTGGGCTGCAATCAGCAAGATCCGGCGTTGAAATGGTACGCCCTGCTCTACCAACTCACGTTTCGCCCGCGCCGCGGACAGCAAGCGCTCGGCCACTCGGGCGTCGCCGGCTTGCAATGCATGCCGGAGTTGAAAGATCGGGTCGAGCAGCGTGATCTGTCATGCGCCGTCGGCCGCGAACACGACACGCACGGTTTCCATTACCTCACGCCGTGGTTCACCGAACGGATGCGCACGTACGTCTACTTCGAAGACGTCGACGGCACGAATTAATTCGCAATTGCCGCGATTGTCTCCTGGTTTGATTGCCGCATCCTGTTTGGCGGAATAAACTAGGTCTATGTCTCGGCAATCGGTATCGATATTCGGGCTACTTCAAGATGACCTCGGATAACTTCGAAAAGGCTCTTCAAGCGTATCAGCGTCGACGCCCGTTCCGCTCGTTTTCGGTGCGGTTCGTGAGCGGCGAGCATATCGATGTCGACCATCCCGAAGCTCTGATCGTTCGAAGCGGCGTCGGAGTTTTCTTAAGTGCCGCCGGTGTGCCGACTCTTTTCGATCACGAAAGCGTGAGCGAAGTGGTCGGTGAAACCGAGCGACGTACGGCTTAGACTCAAACTCACTTGCCGGCTACGTCGACATCGGCTGCGTCGCGCGCTTCGGGCCGGCTGCGAGGAGCGTTGCGCCGGCGGCGTCGGCATACTTGGCGAAGTTCTTCCGGAACAAGTCGGCAAGGTGTTCGGCCGTCGAATCGTAAGCGGCGGCATCGCTCCAGACTTTGCGCGGCGTGAGGATCGCCTCGGGAACGCCCGTCGCGCGCTGCGGCACTTGGAAGCCGAACCACGGATCGGCGACCGTCGGCGCTTGGGCAAGCTCGCCGGAGTGGATTGCGTCGATGATGGCCCGCGTATATTCGAGCTTCATGCGCAGGCCGGTGCCGTAGGCGCCGCCCGACCAACCGGTGTTCACAAGCCAAGCCTCGGCACCATGCGCACGCATTTTTTCGGCGAGCATCTCCGCGTATTTCGTCGGATGCCACACGAGAAACGCCGCACCGAAACAAGCCGAGAACGTCGCTTGCGGCTCTTTCACGCCGACCTCGGTGCCTGCCACTTTCGCCGTGTAGCCCGAGATGAAGTGGTACATTGCTTGTTCGGGCGAAAGCTTACTCACCGGCGGCAGCACGCCGAACGCGTCGCATGTAAGCAGGATGATGTTCTTCGGATGGTTGCCGATGCACGGAATCTTCGCGTTCGGAATAAATTCGATCGGGTACGAGCAGCGCGTGTTTTCCGTGACGGAGATGTTGTTGTAGTCGACGCGGCGGGTTCGTTCGTCGTACGCCACGTTTTCCAACACCGAGCCGAAGCGAATCGCGTCGAAGATTTCGGGCTCTTTTTCTTTCGTGAGGTTCACGCACTTCGCGTAGCAACCCCCTTCGATATTGAACACTCCGTCGTCGCTCCAGCAATGCTCGTCGTCGCCGATGAGCGCGCGGTGCGGGTCGGCCGAGAGGGTCGTCTTGCCGGTGCCCGAAAGGCCGAAGAAGAGCGAGGTGTCGCCGGCGGGTCCTTCGTTGGCCGAGCAGTGCATCGAGAGCACTCCGCGCTTCGGCATCAGGTAGTTCATGATCGTGAAGACCCCCTTCTTCATCTCGCCGGCGTATTCGGTGCCGAGGATGACGAACTCCTTGAGTTCGAAACTGAGGTCGATCGTCGTCCGCGAGGTCATCTGCTCGGTGTGCAGGTTCGCGGGGAACTCGCCGGCATTGAAGATCACATAATCGGGCTCACCGAACGATTCGAGCTCGTCGCGCGTCGGCCGAATGAGCATGTTGTACATGAACAGCGCGTGGTACGGCCGGGCGCAGATGATGCGGATCTTGAGGCGATAGCGCGGATCCCAGCCGGCGTAGCCGTCGACGACGTAGATCTGCGAGCGGAAGTTGAGAAAGTCGACGGCGCGCTGCCGGTTCACTAAGAACGAATGCTCGGCGAGCTTGATGTTGACGTCGCCCCACCAGACATCGGCCGACGACATCGGATGGTCGACGATCCGTTTATCTTTCGGGCTTCGACCGGTCTTCGAGCCGCTGCGCGAGAGCAACGCGCCGACGGAAGTGATGACGCCGTGATCGCTCTTGATCGCTTCTTCGTAGAGTCGCGCCGCAGGCGGGTTGCGCAAGTATTCGGCGTGGTAGATACCGTAGCGAGAGAGATCCGGGAGCGGAGCCATGAGCGAGAATTCCTTCCGTGAGGTGAGGCCGGCGACATGACGATAGTCGCCGCGCAAAGACCGGTTCGATCCATGCGCGATGGATCGAACCGGCTGCGCCGCACGACGATGCCGCCTGCATCGAACGTCGGCGCGATTCGTAAGTTTTTATTTCAACGTCGTCCGTTCGAGGCTATTTCTTCGGAGCCGCCGGATCGGCCTTCTTCACTTCCGGTTTAGCGTCCGGCTTCGTTTCGGTTTTTACATCGGCTTTCTTCTCCGGCACCGGAGCCGGCTTGGCTTCCGGCTTCTTCTCCGCAGGAGCCGCAGGAGCCGCTTGTGGTTTCGCGGGCTCGGGCTTCTTTTCCTCCGGCTTCTTCGCTTCCGGTTTTTTCTCTTCGGGTTTCTTTTCAGCGGGCTTGGCCGGTTCAGGCTTCTTCTCTTCCGGCTTGGCCATCGGCGGCTTTGCCGGCTCTGCGGCAATGACCACTTCCGGCGGCGGAGCGGGCTTCCAAGGGTCGTTCAACTTCGCGCCGGTCGCACTCGCCGGGCGATCGACCGGAAACGCTTCCTTCAACTCCGGCACTTGCCACAAGCGAACCGAAGGAATCTTGCCGCTTGAATCATACGCGCCGCCGGCCGCGAGTTGCTTGCCGTCAGGCGAGAGGGCGACGGTCCAGACCGTCGTGGTGAAACCTTCGAGCAGCTTCGTCTCGATCTTCTTCGCCGGATCGATCAGCCGGAGCGTGCGATCGTAGCCTCCCGCGACGACGACCTTGCCGTCGGGCGTGGCGGTGATGCCGGTCGTCCAGTTGCGTTGCGTCGGCATCTCGGCCGGCTTCGTGGCATCGAGGTTCCAGATCTTGATCGAGCGGTCTTCGCCACCGGAAACGAATTGCTTATCGGCGACGACCCACGCGAGCGTGAGCGCCGGCTCGGTGTGTCCTTCAAGCTTCGCCTTCGGCGTTCCTTTGGCGACGTCCCAAACTTGAATCGTCTTGTCGTCGCTCGCCGTCACGAGGGTCTTGCCGTCGGTCGAGAAGAGGATCGCGTTCACGGCGGCCGTGTGACCCTTGAGGGTTTGCTTCTCGACCGGCTTCGCGCTCGAGACGTCCCAAAGTTTCACGAGGCCGTCTTCACTGGCCGAAGCGAGCAGGCCCGAGCCCGGCACGAAGGCGAGGGCGCGGATCCAATGCGGATGGGCAGGGAACGACGCCGTTTCTTTTCCGGTCGCCGTTTCCCACAGCTTCACGATGCCGTCGTATGAGCCGGTGGCAAGCGTCTTCCCGTCGGCCGAGAATGCTACCGACCACACGCTCGAATCGTGTCCGGCGAACGTCCCCTTGCGGGCACCGGTCGCGGCGTCCCAAACGGCGACGTCCCCTTGCCGATAGAGCAGGCTCTCGCCGCCGACCGTGGCGAGCAGCTTGCCATCGGGCGAGTAGGCGAGGTCGACGACCCAACGCGTGTGCTGCGCGAGGTTCGCAGCCGGCGACGTCGAAGGAGCCACAGCCGGCGGCGGAGCGTGTTCTTTCGCTTCCGGCAATTTAGCCGGCGGCGCTTTGGGGGCGGCCGCTTGCTGGCCCGGCTCTTTGGCCTCGGCCTTCTTCACCGGTTCCGTTTTAGCGGGCTCGGTCTTCGCCGGTTCCGCTTTGGCCGGCTCCTTAGGTGCCGCAGCTTTCGGCGCGGCTTCTTTCGGTGCGTCGGCGGCCAAGGTCGACGCCGCCGGCGAGGCGAGGAGTGCGGCGAGCGTGAGGTAGGTTGCGAATCGTTTTGTGAAGATCGTGGGCATGGGCGATGGCTCGAATGAAGAACTACGATACGATAATGGAAGTCGCGTGCTTGACGAGTCCGTGTCGGGCCGGTTTGATAAGACCGGTAGAGCAGGACGATTATAGCTCGCCGACGACCGCTCGCGAGAGTCGCTTTTCGAGCAGGCGGTCTGGTTTTTTATTTCCGTAACCGCAGCCATGCGCGTATCGAGGCCGGGCCCCCTGCCGGCAATTATTACTCTTGAGAGGAGTTCGTTCGATGTCTGGACCGATCATCCGTTCCGGCCCTAGCCCGAAGTTTACGCAGAATTGGGACAGCATTTTCTCGGGCAAGAGCGGAGCCAAGGCCAAGCCGGCCGCAGCCAAACCGGAAGCGAAAGCCGCGGCCAAGGCCGAACCGAAGGCCGCCAAAGCCGCGAAGCCGGCCAAAGCTGCCAAGCCCGCCGCGAAGTCGACGAAGAAGAAAGCCAAGAAGTAGAAGGCCTAATGACTAATGTCTAATGACTAAGGAAGGACGAAGTTCGAACGTCGAAAGAGATCTAAAATCGTCGACGGAGTTCCACCTTCCTATTAGACATTAGTCATTGGTCATTAGTCATTCCAACCAAGCATCGTCGCTGCTTCGACCCGTATGAAGATCTACACGAAGACCGGCGACGACGGCGAAACCGGACTCTTCGGCGGGCCCCGCGTGCCGAAAGATCATCTGCGCATCGAGGCCTACGGCACCGTCGATGAGTTGAACAGCGTCGTCGGGCTCGTGCGGCTGCATTTGCGCTCGTCGCAGGCGCTGCTCGTCGGGCTCGATGCGAACTTAGAGCGAATCCAGAACGAACTCTTCGATCTTGGGGCCGCGCTGGCGACTCCCGAGCCGATGAAGTTCGGCATTGCGGGAATCACCGACGACGCGATCACGGCACTTGAGCTCTCAATCGATCGCCTCGAACTAGACCTCGAACCGCTGCGTCAATTCATCCTACCCGGCGGCGCACCGGCTGCCGCTTACTTGCATCTGGCCCGCACGGTCTGTCGCCGCGCCGAACGGCTGTTAGTCGCGCTCGCGCGCGCAGCCGATATCGCACCCAACGCGGTAATCTATCTGAATCGCCTCAGCGACTGGCTCTTCGTCGCCGCCCGCTGGGTAAACAAAAGCGAAGGCCAACCGGACGTTCCCTGGCTAAAAGAACGTCCAACGTCGTAGGCACGCTCCGCGTTCCGTAACCTCGCGAGCCTCAGCCCCCGAACGGGAATCGCTACGCTTCCACCCGCCTTGCCGATTCGCCTGCGAGCGGCGAAAATAAGCGGTTCGTCGTTTTGGTCCGCTCGCTCTTAGCGTCGTTCGCCGTGCATCTACTCGCCCATCCTGAATCGCCTTCCGCAGCACGTCCGACTCCGGCCGTGGCGCGCATTGCCGAGGCGCGCCCGGCGGCGTTGGCCGAAGCGCCGATTCCGTTGCCGCTCTTGATCACCGGCATCGCCGGAGTCGCCGGGTACAATGCGTTTCATTATTTTCGCGACAAGTATCCCGGCCAAGTCATCGGCATCCGTCAGCGCGACAGCAAGCTCACGGGCCCCGGCGTCGTGGCGTGCGATGCCGAAGATCACGACGGGCTCGCGCGACTCTTCGCCGAGCACAAGTTTCGCGCCGTGCTCGATTGCGCCGGCAACTGCGCGCTGCGGGCCTGCGAACTCGATCCCGATCTCGCTTGGCGGATCAACGTCGGCGGGGTGAAGAACTTACTCGGCGCGATTCGCGCGGCGGCCGAACCGGTGCGGCTCGTGCATCTGTCGATCGACTTGGTCTACTCCGGCTTCGGCTACGGCAACCACATCGAGACCGACCCGACCGATCCCGTCACGGTCTACGGCAAGACGATGGTCGCGGCCGAAGAGGTGTTGGCGGCGGAGATGCCCGAGGCCTGCGTGCTTCGGATCTCGTTGCCGATGGGGATCAGCTTCAACGGCCATGCCGGAGCGATCGATTGGATTCAATCGCGTTTCAAGAAGGGGCGCATGGCGACCCTCTACTTCGACGAGTTTCGCACGCCGACTTATACCGACTGCTTGAACGAACTCTGCGAGACCGTGCTTGCGCATGAGCGATTGCAAGCGCCGCTCAGCGGATTGTTTCACGCCGGCGCACCGCTTGCGCTCTCGCTCTACGAGATCGCGCAAGTGATCAATCGCGTCGGCGGCTACGATCCGCACTTGCTGATGGGCTGCCCGAGGTTGCACGCCGGCCCGATCCCGCCGCGAGCGGGAAACGTAGCGATGGATTCGTCGAAGCTGGCCGCAGCACTCGGCTATCAACCGTTCGACCCCTGGCCGCACCACACGGCCCACGTGCCGACGGACCGGCTTTGGCACTATCGCCGGCGAGGCACGGAGCCAGGCTCGGAAACGCTGCTGGCCGAAGTGCTTTATCGGAACCCGAGACGCCGAGGATAGTATGCGAAAGACGCAATTCTACAGCCAGATTCCGTTGATTCTGATTTCTCTGTTCGGTCTGTTTTTCGCTGTCACCGAAATCAATGGTTGTAACGGGGGAATAACAGTCGCCATTCTCCGCATCCAAAAAGTGATTGAAGTCGACGATGCGGAAATAAAAAAGCAATATCCGCAATGGTCGACTTCTCGCAGCGATTCGGAGATCGCTCATTACGTGGCGGCTCCATACATCCGAGCGTTGGTCTTCGTATCAATCGTCTCACTGACGACTGCCATTATCCATTTTTGGGGTTCACCCGACGATCACTAATGGCGCCGCGAGAGCGAACCAGGTTCGGAGAAGCTTTTCGCCGAGGTGCTGTATCGCAATCCAGGCCGGCGACGCTAAGCGGTCGCTCCCTTTGGAACGCCACGCTGGAGCGTGACGTTCCACGGGACTTTACCCCTTCACCTCGAAGATCGCCTCGATCTCCACCGCCACGCCGCTGGGAAGCGAGGCGAAGCCGAGCGCGCTGCGGGCGTGGTAGCCGTCCGTCTCTTTGCCGAAGATTTCATGCAGCAGGTCCGAGCAGCCGTTGATCACGGCCGGCTGGTCGATGAAGTCGGGCGTGCAATTCACGCAACCGAGAACCTTAAGCACCTTCAGGCCGTCGAGCGTGCCGTGCGTATTCCACACGCTCCGCAGAATTTCGATCGCGCATTCGCGGGCCGCAGCGTTGCCTTGCTCGGTCTTAAGGTCGGCCCCGAGCTTCCCTTTGATCTTGCTCGTGTGGCCCGACGTGAGGAGTTGGTTTCCCGAGCGGACGCACTTGTTCAAGTAGCCGGGAGCTAGTTTCTCGAACGTGATGCCGAGTTGCTCGGCCTTCTTCTGCGGACTCATAACGGACTTCTCCTGAGCAAAAACAAACGACGAACGATCGACACCGCTCGCGACGAGCGATCCCACGGCAAACACGGAACTTAACTTAGCGGACGATACTAAAAACTCACGGCGTGAAGTTAGTCGCGAGATATGTTGTGAAGGCCTGTGCTGCGGCGACATCATGAAACTCCGAAATAAAGGCATGGGGTGCTTGGGAACGTCGGATCTCTAAAAAGTAGAATGTCCCCCTTTCTTTTAGCCCATCACCTCGGATAGCTTCACCAGTCGGCTTTGTTCCTTGAGCGACTTGGCGCCGGCCCAGACGACGGCCGTCACTTCGAGAATTTCTTGGTGAGGAATCGGCTCTACGCCGGTGCGCACCATCTTGAGAAATTCTTCGGCCATGCGGAACATCTGATACTTATGTCCGTAGGCGAAATCGCCGTCGATCGACGACGTATAGCTCAGCAACTTTTTCTTGAAGTAGACGTCGGTTCGGTCGTACTCGAAACCCACGTAAGGTTGGCCGAACCACACATGACACGGATAACGGTCGGGCCAAGTGATGAGCCCGTGGCACGTGTCTTTGTATTCGTACAGGCTCACCGAATCGACGCCGGCTCCCATCAACGTCATCACGGTCCAGACCGGATGCTGTCCGTAAATCATCCAGCCGGGCAAGCTATAGCGGCTCTGCAACCGTGCCGACACATGCTCGAGCTGCCCGAACTCCGCGGAGTCGCGAATGCGAAGAGCGTTTTCCATGCCCCATTCATAGCAAAAGATGCTCGCCGACATGATCGGCGCTTTGTGCTTGCGCGCGAAGTCGAGAATCTTCTTCGTCCCTGCGACCGTGCCGCCGATCGGCTTGTCGCAAAACGTCGGCAGCCCTTTCGCTAAGCCCGGCGCACAGAGGTCGAAGTGGTCTTCACCCAGGCCCGAGGCGTCTCCCATCCAGATCGCATCGACTTCTTCGGCCATCTTCTCGAGCGACGTCGCCACCTGCACGCCCGGGAAGACGTCGGTAAACATTTTCGCGACCGCCGGGTCGGCATCGTAATAGTGCGTGATCTTCGAGTCGGGGAACGGCAAACGCCCGAAGTCGAGCTTCGGGTTGCGATAAACTTTCTGGAAGCTGTCGAATGCCGGCGGATTGTGTCGCTTCAGAGCATCGAAGTCGAACGTCGGATGCAGGTATTGCGCGAAGTGCCAGGTGTGGCCGTTGAGCTTCTGCGGCTTGCCGAGAATCGCCGCCGAAACCACGCCGATGCGATAAGTCTTTCCCGGTGTCGGTCGTGCCGAGGGCTTCGCAGCTTCTTCCCCTTGCGCAAGCCCGGCCAGCGACATTACCCCCGCCGCACCGGCCAGCCTAAGCATGTCGCGCCGAGCGAACTCGGGGTGATTTGGGTTCGTGCTTGGTCGTTGAAGATCATGCGGGTCGTTCATGAGCTGTTCCTGATAATGAGGGGCAGGCGACGTTGCGCTTCAGCGCCTTTTCGCGCGAGCGAGAAGCCGAGACGAAGCTCGGTAGAGTATGACTAATCCCAAGCCCAAAGCAGCGCCTAAAATCGTGAGTCGGCCCAGGCCACACATGTTTCACGATCGAAGCGTTATCCCTTCGGGATCTTGCTCATATCCATATAGAGCATGTTCCAGCGGTGGCCGTCCGGGTCGATGAAGCCGCAGCCGTACATCCAATCTCCCTTCGCGCTCGGCTCGGCGAACACCGTGCCGCCGGCCGCCGCGACCTTCTGCGCCATCTCGTCGACTTCGGCTCGGCTGTCGGCGCCGATCGAGAACAACACTTCGGTCGCGCGTCGCGGATCGGCGACCTCGTTCATCACGAAGCTTTGAAAGGTCGCCTCGGGAAACAGCATCACGCAGGTACTCTTCGTCCCTACGAGCAGACTCGCCGAGCCGGGCCCATTGCCGTACTGCGGATTCAACGTGAAGCCGATCTTCACGAAGAACTCGCGCGCCTTCGCCACATCCTTGACCGGCAGATTGATCCAAAGCTGATTGATCATGCGTGTGCTCCTAGCTTGCTCGCGGAAAGATCCCGCGAGAAACTGTAAGCAACGTTCAGCGCACACGCTAGTCCGCGCGGTCTTATGTTCCGCTGCGAGCGGCTTTACTTCTTCTCCGGCGTCGCGGCAGCGGGCGCGGCCTTCTCCACCGACACCGCTTTCGGTTCCAGCTTCAGCGAGGCGGAGTTGATGCAGTAGCGCAAGCCGGTCGGAGTTTGGGGGCTGTCGTTGAAGACGTGCCCGAGGTGGGCGCCGCACTTGCGGCAAGTCACTTCGGTGCGCTGCATACCGGCCGAGTTGTCGACGTGTTCTTCGATCTTCTTGCTCTTCAACCCTTCGGCCGGTTGATAGAAGCTCGGCCAGCCGCAATGCGAGTCGAACTTTCCGTCCGACGAGAACAGCACCTCGCCGCAGCCGATGCAACGATAGACGCCGGGAGTCTTCGTGTCGGTATACTCGCCGGTGAAGGCCCGTTCGGTTCCTTTCAAGCGCGTGACGTAGAACTGCTTCTGCGTAAGAATCTTCCGCCACTCGGCCTCGGTCTTCACGACCTTCTCATCGCTCGTTGCCGAGGGCGCATCCTTCGAGGCGGCCTCCTTGGAGGCAGGCTCTTTTGTTGCAGGTGGTGCGGCAGGGTCGGCAGCGGCGGCGATCGAGGCCCCGTCGCGGAGGCTCGTTGCGACGAACCAACCGCCGGCGGCGATGAAGGTCGAGATCAAAACCGCAATGCTCAGCGTACTAGTCAAGCGAGGCATCGAAAATCTCTCCTGCTTTGAATGTTCTCTCGACTCACGCACCCGCGACACAACTCGGCGCACTCAAGCTTATGTTGTTCCGGCGGCGCGATGCGTTTCACTTCCTGTGCGGAATTGATTATACGCAAAACCTCGAATGAATTCATTTCGCAATTGAAAATAGCCCGAAAACCGGCTGTTTCGCAATATAAAGCCGGGCCTCTTCTCCCCTAAAAATCAGCGACGAGCATCCCTCCGTCGACCGGCAGCGTTTGCCCGGTCACTTGTCTCGAGCCGGTGAGCAAGCTCACGATCGCATCGGCGACGTCTTCCGGCGTGCTCACGCGCTGCAGCGGTAGTTTGTCTTCGTGCCGCTTCATCACCGTGTCGTACTGCAAGCCGAGCCCTTGTTCGAGCCACCGGCCGGCAATGAAGCCGGGGGCCACGGCGTTGACCCGAATCGTCGGGCTCAGCGCGCGTGCGAGCGAGATGGTCATGTTGATCACGGCGGCCTTCGACGCCGCGTAAGGGACCGAGCTACCCGTCGCTTTGATCCCCGCCACGCTCGCCACGTTCACCACATGTCCCGCTCCGGTTCGGATCATCGCCTCGCGGGCCGCGCGAATACACTGGAACGAACCTTTGACGTTCACATCCATGATCCGTTGCCAAACTTCATCGGTCACCTCTTCCAAAGCCGAGTGGGCGATGAAGCGCGTGGTGCCTGCATTGTTGACGAGAATGTCGAGCCGGCCGAACGCGTCGACCGCTTTGTCGATGAGAGCCCGACAGGCGGCATCGTCGGCCACGTCTCCTTGGGCCACGGCGGTGCGGACGCCGAGATCGCGCAATTCGGCGGCGAGCGCTTCGGCATCGGGACGCGAACGACAGTAATGTACCAAGACGTCGCAACCGCGCCGCGCGAGCTCCAGCGCCGTCGCTCGCCCAACACCGCTGCTCGAACCGGTCACTACCGCCGCTTGTCCGCGAAGATCGATCATCGAACGCCCCTCCGGTCCCGAATAATGCTGAAGTCTTGATTGAGTGCCGTCTCAGAAGACCGGCAGTATCTCGCGAGCGACGGGCCGTCGCAAGCTGCTCGTCGTGAGTATCTTAGATCCTTGGTTGAGGAGGCGGGCGGTTAGGAAAACTCGGTCGAGCGGAGCGTTTTCGGAAACTTGTCGGCAAGGTTTTGTCTTGCGACCGATCGAAAAACGGCGATATAATCGGAAGCCCGCCGACGACCGTCGGTTGTCTCCAGCTTTTCGCGCCGGCTGCGGCCTCCGCCTCGACTATCCCTCCCCACCGGATTCGCGAATATGCTCGAACTTACCGGACGCTCTTGGCCGTCGGCCGGCGGCTTGGCGCGACGCAGCTTCTTGAAGATCGGTTCCGTCGGTCTGGGTGCGGCCGGCATCGGCGGGCTCGCGCTACCCGACCTCATGGCACATCGGGCCTCGGCCGCCGCCGGCTCCGGGAAGAGTGCGAAAAACGACACGGCCGTGATCCTGTTTTGGATGGCCGGCGGGCCGTCGCAAAACGACACCTTCGATCCCAAGCCCGACGCCTCGGAGATCGTGCGCGGTCCGTTTAAGACGATCGACACCGCGGTTCCAGGGATGCGGTTCAGCGATCAGCTACCGCACCTCGCGAAGGTCGCCGATCGGCTTTCAGTCGTGCGCTCGATCCACCATACGCACGCCGTTCACGACGATGCCTCGCATTGGGTGCAGACCGGCTCGCCTCTGTTGTTCGCCCGCGAGCAAGGACAGAAGCAACCGGCGCAAGGGGCGGTCGTGTCGAAGCTGCGCGGCTCGTGCAAGGAGGGAGTTCCCCCTTACGTTTGCATTCCGGAAGCTTATTCGAGCCGAAGAGGCTTTTATCAGAATGCCGCGTTCCTTGGCGCGCGCCACAATCCCGTGGCCGGCGGCGGCGATCCGAAGTACGGCCAATACAAGCTGCCGGAGTTCTCGTTGCCGGCCGACCTTACGTTCGAGCGAATCGGCGATCGCCGCGCGCTGAGCGATTCGCTCAACGCATTGTCGCGACAAGTCGATCGGCATCCGGCGGTCGCGGCGCTCGACGACACGCGCAGCCAAGCCTACGACCTCGTCAGCGGAGCGGCGGCGCGGGAAGCGTTCGACCTGTCGCGCGAGCCCGACACGCTCCGCGATCGCTACGGTCGGCACTTCTGGGGGCAATCGGCGTTGCTCGCGCGCCGGCTCGTCGAGGCAGGGGTGACCTTCGTCACGATCAATCTCTATGAAGCCGAAGTCGATTGGTGGGACGACCATTCCGTGATCGAAACCGGTTTGCGTAAGCGGCTGCCGCGCTTCGATCAAAGCCTCGCGGCACTGATCGCCGATCTCCAAGACCGAGGCCTCGCCGAGCGGGTGCTCGTCGGTGCCTTCGGCGAGTTCGGCCGGTCGCCGAAGGTCGATGCGAAGGGGGGGCGCGGGCATTGGCCCGGCGCGATGTCGGCTGTGTTAAGCGGCGGAGGCTTGCGGAGCGGCCAAGTCGTCGGGTCGACCACGGCCGACGGCGGAGCGCCGAAAGATCGACCCCTCAGCCCGGGCGATCTCGCGGCGACGATGTATCGTGTGCTCGGCATCGACCACGAGCAGTTCATCCACGATGCGCAAAATCGCCCGCATCGGGTTCTTGAGCAAGGGAAGCCGATCGGCGAACTGTTCGGCTAGGCCGGCGCTAGTTGACGGGTTGTCCCGGTCCGCCTCCGAGCGGCGAGCGGTACTCGGCGGCCGTGATGATCCAGACGCCGTTGCGTTTGCGCAGCTCGACGTCGAACTTGAGTACGACGTGGCTCAGGGCGAGTTGGCCCCCG
This region of Planctomycetia bacterium genomic DNA includes:
- a CDS encoding SDR family oxidoreductase; translated protein: MIDLRGQAAVVTGSSSGVGRATALELARRGCDVLVHYCRSRPDAEALAAELRDLGVRTAVAQGDVADDAACRALIDKAVDAFGRLDILVNNAGTTRFIAHSALEEVTDEVWQRIMDVNVKGSFQCIRAAREAMIRTGAGHVVNVASVAGIKATGSSVPYAASKAAVINMTISLARALSPTIRVNAVAPGFIAGRWLEQGLGLQYDTVMKRHEDKLPLQRVSTPEDVADAIVSLLTGSRQVTGQTLPVDGGMLVADF
- a CDS encoding DUF1501 domain-containing protein, producing MLELTGRSWPSAGGLARRSFLKIGSVGLGAAGIGGLALPDLMAHRASAAAGSGKSAKNDTAVILFWMAGGPSQNDTFDPKPDASEIVRGPFKTIDTAVPGMRFSDQLPHLAKVADRLSVVRSIHHTHAVHDDASHWVQTGSPLLFAREQGQKQPAQGAVVSKLRGSCKEGVPPYVCIPEAYSSRRGFYQNAAFLGARHNPVAGGGDPKYGQYKLPEFSLPADLTFERIGDRRALSDSLNALSRQVDRHPAVAALDDTRSQAYDLVSGAAAREAFDLSREPDTLRDRYGRHFWGQSALLARRLVEAGVTFVTINLYEAEVDWWDDHSVIETGLRKRLPRFDQSLAALIADLQDRGLAERVLVGAFGEFGRSPKVDAKGGRGHWPGAMSAVLSGGGLRSGQVVGSTTADGGAPKDRPLSPGDLAATMYRVLGIDHEQFIHDAQNRPHRVLEQGKPIGELFG
- the msrB gene encoding peptide-methionine (R)-S-oxide reductase MsrB → MPRLTSTLSIAVLISTFIAAGGWFVATSLRDGASIAAAADPAAPPATKEPASKEAASKDAPSATSDEKVVKTEAEWRKILTQKQFYVTRLKGTERAFTGEYTDTKTPGVYRCIGCGEVLFSSDGKFDSHCGWPSFYQPAEGLKSKKIEEHVDNSAGMQRTEVTCRKCGAHLGHVFNDSPQTPTGLRYCINSASLKLEPKAVSVEKAAPAAATPEKK